In the genome of Phlebotomus papatasi isolate M1 chromosome 2, Ppap_2.1, whole genome shotgun sequence, one region contains:
- the LOC129802824 gene encoding vesicular glutamate transporter 2-like isoform X2: protein MKSKLPKAKEQFNWKIWKFRRYIVTVMSMLGFFNTYTTNLSMSVAIVAMTQKVNVILVNGTIVEKQEFDWNSKEQGLILSSVFYGCIWTQFIGGILAARFGGHVLFGVGVGVGSILMLVSPLAAKQGVIPLVITRILLGLFDGLVFPSIQDVYAHWVPIYERTTITGIVHSGCAIGTFTSFLVSGLLAQYLGWESIFYLFGGIGCVWFIIWMIYIKRDPASDPRISPEERAYIECNLENLSDKKDLRTPWKAIFSSSAVIAITVVNFCDTWCSIIFQAEIPTFLNDVLKYDLGQTGIIAAAPYLIYIITVYLVSPLSDFIRSRNILTTQQVRKIFIASGFLVTACLLSLVPNLNSATAVSTSLIIAIGLTAVTRVTYYSNILDFAPNYASVIMGISFTIAVIPGVVGPSIVGFLVQNGSKDEWKIVFYIAAGFCALGATVFGIFGKGKVQTWAQCSETQDRRIDRAIN, encoded by the exons ATGAAAAGCAA ATTACCAAAAGCAAAGGAACAATTCAATtggaaaatatggaaatttcGAAGATACATCGTCACTGTTATGAGCATGCTAGGCTTCTTTAATACTTACACCACAAATTTGAGCATGAGTGTTGCAATTGTTGCAATGACTCAGAAAGTGAATGTGATTTTAGTGAATGGAACTATTGTTGAAAAGCAAGAATTTGACTGGAACTCTAAGGAACAAGGATTGATCCTTAGTTCAGTCTTCTACGGCTGCATATGGACACAATTTATTGGAGGGATTTTAGCTGCCCGATTTGGTGGACATGTT ctGTTTGGTGTTGGTGTAGGAGTCGGATCCATCCTGATGTTAGTTTCACCACTTGCGGCTAAACAGGGGGTTATACCCTTGGTAATTACGAGAATCTTACTGGGTTTATTTGAt GGTTTGGTATTTCCAAGTATTCAAGACGTATATGCCCATTGGGTTCCGATTTACGAAAGGACTACAATTACTGGGATAGTCCACAGTGGATGTGCAATAGGAACATTTACTTCTTTCCTAGTATCTGGTTTACTAGCACAATATCTTGGTTGGGAGAGTATATTTTATCTTTTCG GAGGCATAGGTTGTGTCTGGTTTATCATTTGGATGATCTACATCAAAAGAGATCCAGCAAGTGATCCCCGAATTTCGCCAGAAGAAAGAGCCTACATCGAGTGTAACCTCGAAAATTTAAGTGATAAAAAAGATCTTCGAACACCTTGGAAGGCTATCTTCTCTTCGTCAGCCGTTATTGCTATCACTGTTGTCAACTTCTGTGATACTTGGTGCAGTATTATTTTTCAAgcagaaattccaacttttctTAATGATGTTCTAAAGTACGATTTAGGACAAACTGGTATAATAGCTGCAGCCCCATATCTAATATATATCATAACAGTGTACTTAGTTAGTCCACTCAGTGACTTCATTCGGTCTAGAAATATTCTTACTACTCAACAAGTTAGGAAGATATTTATTGCTTCTGGATTCCTCGTAACAGCATGCTTACTATCACTTGTACCCAACTTGAACAGTGCAACAGCTGTTAGTACTTCCCTCATAATTGCAATAGGGCTTACGGCTGTTACGAGAGTAACGTACTA TTCCAACATCCTTGACTTTGCACCTAATTATGCGTCAGTTATCATGGGGATCTCCTTCACTATTGCAGTCATTCCAGGAGTCGTGGGTCCATCGATAGTAGGTTTCCTGGTTCAGAATGGATCCAAAGATGAATGGAAAATCGTTTTCTATATTGCTGCAGGATTTTGTGCCTTAGGTGCCACTGTATTTGGAATCTTTGGCAAAGGAAAAGTTCAAACTTGGGCACAGTGCTCAGAAACACAAGATCGCAGAATCGATCGAGCAATCAACTAA
- the LOC129802824 gene encoding vesicular glutamate transporter 2-like isoform X1: MNSGLIFFHCNRLPKAKEQFNWKIWKFRRYIVTVMSMLGFFNTYTTNLSMSVAIVAMTQKVNVILVNGTIVEKQEFDWNSKEQGLILSSVFYGCIWTQFIGGILAARFGGHVLFGVGVGVGSILMLVSPLAAKQGVIPLVITRILLGLFDGLVFPSIQDVYAHWVPIYERTTITGIVHSGCAIGTFTSFLVSGLLAQYLGWESIFYLFGGIGCVWFIIWMIYIKRDPASDPRISPEERAYIECNLENLSDKKDLRTPWKAIFSSSAVIAITVVNFCDTWCSIIFQAEIPTFLNDVLKYDLGQTGIIAAAPYLIYIITVYLVSPLSDFIRSRNILTTQQVRKIFIASGFLVTACLLSLVPNLNSATAVSTSLIIAIGLTAVTRVTYYSNILDFAPNYASVIMGISFTIAVIPGVVGPSIVGFLVQNGSKDEWKIVFYIAAGFCALGATVFGIFGKGKVQTWAQCSETQDRRIDRAIN, from the exons ATGAATTCAGGGTTAATTTTCTTTCACTGCAATAGATTACCAAAAGCAAAGGAACAATTCAATtggaaaatatggaaatttcGAAGATACATCGTCACTGTTATGAGCATGCTAGGCTTCTTTAATACTTACACCACAAATTTGAGCATGAGTGTTGCAATTGTTGCAATGACTCAGAAAGTGAATGTGATTTTAGTGAATGGAACTATTGTTGAAAAGCAAGAATTTGACTGGAACTCTAAGGAACAAGGATTGATCCTTAGTTCAGTCTTCTACGGCTGCATATGGACACAATTTATTGGAGGGATTTTAGCTGCCCGATTTGGTGGACATGTT ctGTTTGGTGTTGGTGTAGGAGTCGGATCCATCCTGATGTTAGTTTCACCACTTGCGGCTAAACAGGGGGTTATACCCTTGGTAATTACGAGAATCTTACTGGGTTTATTTGAt GGTTTGGTATTTCCAAGTATTCAAGACGTATATGCCCATTGGGTTCCGATTTACGAAAGGACTACAATTACTGGGATAGTCCACAGTGGATGTGCAATAGGAACATTTACTTCTTTCCTAGTATCTGGTTTACTAGCACAATATCTTGGTTGGGAGAGTATATTTTATCTTTTCG GAGGCATAGGTTGTGTCTGGTTTATCATTTGGATGATCTACATCAAAAGAGATCCAGCAAGTGATCCCCGAATTTCGCCAGAAGAAAGAGCCTACATCGAGTGTAACCTCGAAAATTTAAGTGATAAAAAAGATCTTCGAACACCTTGGAAGGCTATCTTCTCTTCGTCAGCCGTTATTGCTATCACTGTTGTCAACTTCTGTGATACTTGGTGCAGTATTATTTTTCAAgcagaaattccaacttttctTAATGATGTTCTAAAGTACGATTTAGGACAAACTGGTATAATAGCTGCAGCCCCATATCTAATATATATCATAACAGTGTACTTAGTTAGTCCACTCAGTGACTTCATTCGGTCTAGAAATATTCTTACTACTCAACAAGTTAGGAAGATATTTATTGCTTCTGGATTCCTCGTAACAGCATGCTTACTATCACTTGTACCCAACTTGAACAGTGCAACAGCTGTTAGTACTTCCCTCATAATTGCAATAGGGCTTACGGCTGTTACGAGAGTAACGTACTA TTCCAACATCCTTGACTTTGCACCTAATTATGCGTCAGTTATCATGGGGATCTCCTTCACTATTGCAGTCATTCCAGGAGTCGTGGGTCCATCGATAGTAGGTTTCCTGGTTCAGAATGGATCCAAAGATGAATGGAAAATCGTTTTCTATATTGCTGCAGGATTTTGTGCCTTAGGTGCCACTGTATTTGGAATCTTTGGCAAAGGAAAAGTTCAAACTTGGGCACAGTGCTCAGAAACACAAGATCGCAGAATCGATCGAGCAATCAACTAA